A stretch of the Saccharolobus caldissimus genome encodes the following:
- the bluB gene encoding 5,6-dimethylbenzimidazole synthase codes for MDLYEAIRKRRDIRSYYKPDPIPDQVLAKILAAAHLAPSVGYSQPWNFIVIKDIEIRKKIKELVEEERKKFYNSLEDENRKNLFSRIKVEAILDTPVNVAVTCDPRRFGPNILGRTTMPETSIYSAVLAVGNLWLAATAEGIGVGFVSFFDKEKVKEILKIPKEVELVAYLTLGYVKEFPRIPELEEKGWLRRLKLSELVFENVYYNYPKEDFKKLLDEEFAKLLNHF; via the coding sequence ATGGATCTCTATGAAGCAATTAGAAAGAGAAGGGATATACGTTCATATTATAAGCCAGATCCAATTCCAGACCAAGTTTTAGCGAAAATTTTAGCTGCCGCTCACTTAGCTCCCTCAGTAGGCTATTCACAACCCTGGAATTTTATAGTTATTAAAGATATAGAAATTAGAAAGAAAATAAAAGAATTAGTTGAAGAGGAGCGCAAAAAATTTTACAACTCTTTAGAAGATGAGAATAGGAAAAATTTATTTTCTAGGATAAAAGTAGAGGCAATACTTGATACACCAGTAAATGTTGCAGTAACGTGTGATCCTAGAAGATTTGGTCCAAATATATTAGGCAGGACTACTATGCCTGAGACGTCAATTTACAGCGCAGTTTTAGCAGTAGGTAACCTTTGGTTAGCTGCTACTGCTGAAGGCATAGGTGTAGGTTTCGTTTCTTTTTTTGATAAAGAGAAAGTTAAGGAAATTTTAAAAATACCTAAAGAAGTTGAGCTAGTAGCATATCTTACATTGGGTTATGTTAAAGAATTTCCTAGGATTCCAGAATTAGAAGAAAAAGGATGGTTAAGAAGACTAAAATTATCGGAATTAGTATTTGAGAATGTGTACTATAATTATCCTAAAGAGGATTTCAAGAAATTATTAGATGAGGAATTTGCAAAATTACTTAATCATTTCTAA
- a CDS encoding nucleotidyltransferase domain-containing protein, with protein MLLGWKRIEFLEKNWRKIAEEVKEIAKKYGNVYKVVVFGSVIKGKACGSSDLDIAVIYDEKLSFKERRRREVGITLELSEEESLLVDIKVLDINEADFFLEFIGTYVEV; from the coding sequence GTGCTATTAGGCTGGAAGAGGATAGAGTTTTTAGAGAAGAACTGGAGGAAAATTGCAGAGGAGGTTAAGGAGATAGCTAAAAAGTATGGGAATGTGTATAAAGTTGTAGTTTTCGGGTCGGTAATTAAAGGTAAAGCTTGCGGGAGTAGCGATCTAGACATAGCTGTAATTTACGATGAGAAGTTAAGTTTTAAGGAGAGGAGAAGGAGAGAGGTTGGGATAACTCTGGAATTGTCTGAAGAGGAATCTTTACTTGTTGATATTAAGGTTTTGGACATTAATGAGGCTGATTTCTTTCTAGAATTCATAGGGACTTACGTTGAGGTATAA
- a CDS encoding HEPN domain-containing protein: MSYPETHSLRELLGIVDSVMPELNAKEFIRKFRKELKDVESNRIEGQYSPFEIDEDTAKDCIDFVSNYLIPFVKQAWKDKWCEHFKTDPPLP, translated from the coding sequence ATAAGTTACCCAGAAACTCACAGCTTAAGGGAGTTATTAGGAATTGTAGATTCGGTAATGCCAGAACTCAACGCTAAAGAGTTTATAAGGAAGTTTAGAAAAGAGCTTAAAGATGTTGAGAGTAATAGGATAGAGGGACAATATTCCCCATTCGAAATAGATGAAGATACGGCAAAGGACTGTATAGATTTCGTATCTAATTACTTAATCCCTTTCGTTAAACAAGCTTGGAAAGATAAGTGGTGCGAGCACTTTAAGACTGATCCTCCCTTACCATAA